Part of the Prunus dulcis chromosome 8, ALMONDv2, whole genome shotgun sequence genome is shown below.
GACTCCTATCCACCCTTGGATTTAATCCAATGGCAGTTAGGGACNNNNNNNNNNAAGAGAACGATGCTGCCTATGCCTATTCCTAAAAAATAAGTTTGAAAGGGTGGTTTACACAATGGATCCAGATCCTCTGCTTAAATTTTCTCTGTCAAAATCGTTCAAAACTCAATTTAGTTCAATTTAATGTGACCTTTCTTCCATCTATCTGTCATTGCTTCCTACATTCTCTCCCAGCAAACCCTCCAACTCAACAGTGAAGCCACCGTCCACTTTTGGGGTCCCAACCCTAAATTTTCTCAACAGCCACCAAAAAGCCACCGTCCACTTTTGGGGTCCCAACCCTAAATTTTCTCAAGCCACCAAAACCAGCCAAACTTAGAGAAAGGAAGagggaacaaaaaaaaaaaaaaaaaaaaaaaaacctgtaCAATTGGGTTGGGTGGAGAAActgcagagaaagaaagaaggaaaacaaaagaaagaacaagaaTGATTGCAGATGAATTTCACGTTGTTAAGTTCCATTAGggcttttttatattcttcttTTAAGTTATAAGGaaattgagttttgttttaaagAGGATGTGTCAACTTAAACTATGTtggattaaattttaatgagatGGCATATAGAGAGAAGAAGTCAAGCAGATCATGGCAGAGAGAATCCAAGCAGAGGATCCGGATCCTACTCGGATTGGTGGGGTGTAGAACTACTATTTGTTGTCCTTAGAAGAATTTGTTGTCTGTGAATGCTCCAGTAGCTTTATCTTTTCCGAGGACTCAAATAATTTTCATTCCtcattgtttgttttgaatgtCCCTTTTATTAGTCAACCAGTAATGCAATAGATGCTTGAATTTATGTAAAATCTAAGAGGTTCCTTGGATTAATGGGATTATTGATGCCAAATTTCCATTACCAATCACCATTAGAAACTGGAATTGTTGCTACTGCATCAAAACCTTGGGATTTTACTTTGGTTCTCAAGCTCTCACTTTGTATACTAACAATGTCATTTCGATTTTGTTGCTTTGGGTTACTTTGATTTTGCTATGAAGGGTCCCTTCTGTATACCTAATATTCCTCCCCTCTTATCTGCTAAAGGTAACTGAACAAAAAGGGAGGAATCCAGCTCAATCCATTCCCACAAGAAAGAAGAGGGATCATGGAGACAAGGAACCCAGCAAGAATACTAGCAATAACCCTGATTCTGACATCTTTTCTAGTTTTTCCGCAAGAACTTCAGCGGAGCAAGAAGAGTTGGATACATTAAGGGGACAAGTGGGTGATCTACAAAGAAAAGTATCAGAGGAGGAGGAACTTTTAAAGTCATCGAAGATATCAAAGGACCAAATGAAAGCTATTCAAGCAAAACTTGACGAAATGAAGCACCAAGTTTCAGAAAAGGATGCATTAATCAAGGCTGCTAAGCTACAACTCTCTGATGCAAAGTTAAGCGTGCATCACTCGGTGCCTTGGAGACTATTAGAGATTTcttatgatattttatttccttgGGAGGCCTAATCACAGTAGTCAATCTGGATTTTGGAGTTGTTTCACTGGTTCTAGAGGGTAAAGGCAAGATTGTCTGAAACATTCCCTGTGTTAATGTAGAATACAAACAAAATCTGTGTTAAAGTAGCAATGCCTAAAATGGAGCAGAGTCCTGTTTATacactttatttttcttaggctctctctttctctctctctctctctctctctctctctctctctctctctctcatatgcACACACAACTCTTTCTGTGAATCATACTGTTATCGACATTTGTCCTTTTTCACAGATTAAGCTTGCAGATAAGCAAGCTGCTTTGGAGAAGTTACAGTGGGAACCAATGATATCTAATAGGAAAGTGGAGAAGCTTCAAGAAGAGCTCGACTCCTTGCAAGGACAGATTTCATCATTTATGTTCCTATTTGAAGGCTTGATGAAAGCTGATGCCATTGTATACGGTGAAGATTATGATATCTCACCTTGCACTGTGGATCATCTTCCTCATATCGTAAGTTCATAACTCCATTCCTTGGATATGGTTGTttatttcctttatttttttggctggTTGTGTTACGTATTTTATACTAACTAATTGCTCGAGACAACACCGTTCTTGCAATCAGATTCTTGTATCATTGCTGTTAATTTTTCAAGTATCTGTTTACTTGGTTATTGTGAGTGGGTGACAAAGCGTCTGTGTGTGTACAAGCAagttggaaagaaaaaaaaaaaaaactagttgtTAAGCCAATAGTTGTACTATTGCGTGGGATATAATATGTCGAGAAGAGTTTGTTTATGTACGTATATCCACTTGTTGGCTGGTTTATTCCTTGTAATTGAAAGATCCATGCTTTAATGAACAGGATGATTTGGATGAGACGCGGATGCAGAAAGTGGAAGAAGCTAGAAAAGCTTACATcattgttgttgctgctgcaaaagaaaagcaagatGAAGAATCTATTCCTGCTGCAGCCAGTGCAAGGTTACATCTTCAATCATTGGTTCTCTAAACCAAAAGTGGAGAATTAACAAACCCTTACTGAAGAATTCTCATGCTAGTAGGTATTGACTGGTTTTGCAGAGTGGTAGTATCCATGAATTGTTGTTGATtgttgtatattttatatttcattccTCGTTTTATGCTGCGCTATATGAAATGTGattcgttttctttttcttttaggaTAAATAGACTACGGGAATGATTGTTGATAATGGTATCTAATTTCTCCCATGATCAAACATTATTGTTATCTTCAATGTGTCCTTTGCTTCTCATCAGTCTTTGCTTTTTCCCCAGGAACCTGATTGGTATATCATTCTCCCTCTCGCAGCCGCCTTCTTTACAGGAATTGAAAGTTCATGGCAGAATGTGGCTTTTCTGAAAACGCTAGGATTTGATATTCATTTTGAAAGTTATGCATCAACAAATGACCACCAAGTGAAAATTGGTATTGCTTAATCCGCAATCAAAACGCTTAATCCCAATCAATCGGAAGCTAAGTATGTTTGAAAGTAACAAGCATGAATGTACGTACAAACCATTATGACCTTTTTATTACTTCCACTAGAAGACACAATAATTTGGTTATGCTTAATCCAATCTCCTGGGGGAAAGAATGAGAAAGCAAGAGAGAAATACATTGCAACTTTCAGAATCTACAGCACTGAAACTGAAAGCCTATACAACGGCGAGCCTTATGCTTTCTTAATTCCAGAGCTTTTCACTTTGATTTGCACGGGACTGCCCGTCCACTCCAAACCTAACCTGCATTGCATTGTTTTTACCAACTTCTTAAGAAATAAGGCTTGTCTAATATAGATCCCtacaatttctatttcctaGACATATACCCATCATTCTATAAATCTATGTGTAAAACCTAATTTCAAACTTAAATGACCAATAGGATATAAGGGGTCGTAGTATTTCTATGTTTTTACATCCTTACCATCatacttcatattttatttataatttattccaaGCATTTCACTAAATGtcataattgtaattaaaactccctattaatagcatatcaatcaccccatttcttttggttgtcaTTCCCTCTAACATATGGCCCCTTAAAgttgcaaataaaaaaaatatgtaaattacatatccaataatgtatatatgaaaaataaaaatatatacgtgtaaaaatatagatatattatttgccaaaaacaattaacaaaaataggtcaattactttgtaattgaaatttccatatatttttcataaattaaaaataggtacacaataatttataaaaaatagatatGTTGTATAATTGATATTTATgcacattttttataaattgaaaataggtacattatttagaagaaaaaaataagttcattatactaggtaaattgttttacaaggtatacattattagagaaaaaaaggtacattatttagaaaaaaaaataggttcaatatactaggtaaattgttttactaggtacattattagagaaaaaaaaaaaataggtacattaattttagagaaaaaataggtatattattttgagagaaaaaataggtacattattttgagagaaaaaataggtacattatttagaaaaaaaaaaataagtacattattagaggaaaaaaaaataggttcattatactaggtaaatcgttttactaggtacatttttagagagaaaaaaaataggtacattattttgagagaaaaaattggctcatttaaaaaaaattgttttcataaaacaaatgataaaaagatgatcaaattatttttcataaaacaagtaataaagaaaaaaataggtacaatatttggagaaaaaataggttcattaaaaaaaataaaaaaaataaatagattatgaaattatttttcaacataattagaaTGTACACTATTATTtcataaaactataataaaaaagaatacaacattaattcctaaatttaatattgaatttaaattattaatacttTAAATAGATTACTAGTCTTAATTCATAGAAGGGAAACAccattaattcaaaaatagattactagtTGTAAAATAGATTACTAATACTTTAATGtggaatttaatatttaatttcaaataagtttctaaATTAGTTCCTACATCCATTACAACTATTTAGAGATATTTCCAAATTCAATGGGTATCATTAGTTGCACCTCCTATAACACATTAACTTATAAATATGggtagttttggaatctgaaAAATACAATAAGTCAGATTTTAAGTTATATTAGGTAATTTGCTTAGTTAGATCCTAGTCATCGagtattatttgaaaaaattgggtattttaaatagaaaactaaaGGAAAGGGTTATAGGTGAATTTTATGGGTCTAAGCTCAATTTACTATAAGAAATAATACACCCAGGAAATAATATTGTTATTAGGAATTAATCATATCATTAATTGATTGTTCTAACGACACTGGAAAAGCAAAAGAGCTGGTGCTGCCGTCGGATTGATTAGAATCACTTGATTCAACGGACACCATCCCACGATCCTCGACAATGCTACCAGGATGTGGTTCTATACCCAAGTaattctcctcttcttcttcctcatcctcatcctcatcattTGTTGTAGGGTAAATATCATATGCTTTTCCAGTCAACCTCTCCTCATTGCTACACCTTTTAGCTCTTTTTGTATCCTCACCATAATTAAGCTGTTTtgatcaaacaaaagcaaaccaCTAATGAAATTAAccttcttttgctttataatTGAACATGTTCAAGAAATATACAACCCTGTCACTAACCTCGCGATTCACAGGCCTTGGTGAGTTTCTTGACGTGCAGCCTATTCTACTGGGGGCTTCTGGTTTGCCATTTTTCACTATGTCAAGTGCTCCATCTTCTTTAAAGCAAAATACTATAAATTCTTCGTCTGCAAAATGTGGCCTGCATCTTGAGTCATTCGAACTCCTACTTTCAACTCGGCAAGTGCCTTTAActtagggtaaattactcaaatgatCCTCAAATTTATACgtgatttacat
Proteins encoded:
- the LOC117612190 gene encoding protein MICROTUBULE BINDING PROTEIN 2C-like, with the translated sequence MIADEFHVVTEQKGRNPAQSIPTRKKRDHGDKEPSKNTSNNPDSDIFSSFSARTSAEQEELDTLRGQVGDLQRKVSEEEELLKSSKISKDQMKAIQAKLDEMKHQVSEKDALIKAAKLQLSDAKLSLADKQAALEKLQWEPMISNRKVEKLQEELDSLQGQISSFMFLFEGLMKADAIVYGEDYDISPCTVDHLPHIDDLDETRMQKVEEARKAYIIVVAAAKEKQDEESIPAAASARLHLQSLVL